In the genome of Parafrankia discariae, one region contains:
- a CDS encoding glycoside hydrolase family 3 N-terminal domain-containing protein: MTRGTLSPGTVPDPVSRLTLEQKIAQLTGFAVTDLIVRGEGPRPASPEIDVSRVPALRPHGAGHLSLAWFLGHDAANLRSALDRIQSAVREVAPFGIGALAHNEAVHGFLHVSGSQFPTAWAQAATWDPALVTRAAAVSAAHMRQTGIHLALSPVMDLARDPRWGRVHETYGEDPELAAQFSVAFVRGVQGPGGGSGLLATGKHFAGYGASEGGLNQRSPSWGAAPWSTSTPSRSVGRSPKPAWPPS, from the coding sequence GTGACCCGCGGCACGCTGAGCCCCGGCACGGTCCCGGACCCGGTGTCCCGGCTGACGCTGGAGCAGAAGATCGCCCAGCTGACCGGGTTCGCGGTCACCGACCTCATCGTCCGCGGCGAGGGGCCGCGCCCGGCCAGTCCCGAGATCGACGTGAGCCGGGTGCCGGCGCTGCGCCCGCACGGGGCGGGCCATCTGTCCCTGGCCTGGTTCCTCGGCCATGACGCGGCGAACCTGCGGTCCGCGCTCGACCGGATCCAGTCGGCGGTGCGCGAGGTCGCCCCCTTCGGCATCGGGGCCCTCGCGCACAACGAGGCCGTCCACGGCTTCCTGCACGTCTCGGGGTCGCAGTTCCCGACCGCCTGGGCGCAGGCGGCGACCTGGGACCCGGCGCTGGTGACCCGCGCGGCGGCCGTGAGCGCCGCCCACATGCGGCAGACCGGCATCCACCTCGCCCTCTCCCCGGTGATGGACCTCGCGCGGGACCCCCGCTGGGGCCGGGTGCACGAGACCTACGGCGAGGACCCCGAGCTCGCCGCCCAGTTCTCGGTCGCCTTCGTCCGGGGCGTCCAGGGCCCCGGGGGCGGCTCCGGTCTGCTCGCGACGGGGAAGCACTTCGCCGGGTACGGCGCCTCCGAGGGCGGCCTCAACCAGCGATCACCCAGCTGGGGCGCCGCGCCCTGGTCGACGAGTACGCCGAGCCGTTCCGTCGGGCGATCACCGAAGCCGGCCTGGCCGCCGTCATGA
- a CDS encoding glycoside hydrolase family 3 C-terminal domain-containing protein, which yields MTEAGLAAVMNSYNELDGVPCAADRWLLTELLRDQLGFDGIVVSDYDAVDMLRTIYHTASSEGQAAVQAISAGLDVELPGDVNFSHLADEVTGGHLDEGVLDTAVTRVLTVKARVGLIPGMAARSAAGAPPDRAEAAEVRRAIAARGLVLLANDGTLPLTPRGGRVVVVGPAADELRVHFGAYTSVANAEMPLGMTAVMTGQVPGVDPATFMFTDIFQPRMPGFDERFEAEARRIHPDAPTALDALRGFDPTVAFVPLGHFEADPGPVLDQAAVTAAVAGADVVIALVGERTGWVGNNTAGEGRSTASPGLPGDQDELVALLAATGKPLVTVVVSGRPLLLDTVARASRAVLLAPLLGEEAGPAIAGAVFGTINPSGKLPSTFPRHLGQIPTYHGHHFGSGYDHPTGTRHGYNDLDDDTPRYAFGHGLSYSTFDVTLDESAEPAVEESDGLLRARLLVANTGTVDGETVVQLYARDEAATVVRPVRQLLGFTRLALAAGETRRVLLEAPVERLFYTMADGARGLEAGDVTVLAALSSDDIRCSRTVPLSARRA from the coding sequence ATCACCGAAGCCGGCCTGGCCGCCGTCATGAACTCCTACAACGAGCTCGACGGTGTCCCCTGCGCCGCCGACCGCTGGCTGCTCACCGAACTGCTCCGTGACCAACTCGGCTTCGACGGCATCGTGGTCAGCGACTACGACGCCGTGGACATGCTGCGGACGATCTACCACACCGCATCGTCGGAAGGGCAGGCCGCCGTCCAGGCGATCAGCGCGGGCCTGGACGTCGAGCTCCCCGGCGACGTGAACTTCTCCCACCTGGCCGACGAGGTCACCGGTGGCCACCTCGACGAGGGTGTCCTCGACACGGCGGTCACCCGGGTCCTCACCGTGAAGGCCCGCGTCGGGCTCATCCCGGGGATGGCGGCGCGATCGGCCGCCGGTGCGCCCCCCGACCGGGCGGAGGCGGCCGAGGTGCGCCGTGCCATCGCCGCCCGCGGCCTGGTCCTGCTCGCCAACGACGGCACCCTGCCCCTGACGCCCCGCGGTGGGCGCGTCGTCGTCGTGGGCCCGGCCGCCGACGAGCTGCGCGTCCACTTCGGCGCCTACACCTCCGTCGCCAACGCCGAGATGCCGCTGGGAATGACGGCGGTGATGACGGGGCAGGTGCCCGGCGTCGATCCGGCCACCTTCATGTTCACCGACATCTTCCAGCCCCGGATGCCCGGGTTCGACGAGAGGTTCGAGGCGGAGGCCCGGCGGATCCACCCCGACGCGCCCACCGCGCTCGACGCGCTGCGGGGCTTCGATCCGACCGTCGCGTTCGTCCCGCTCGGCCACTTCGAGGCCGACCCCGGGCCGGTGCTGGACCAGGCTGCGGTGACAGCGGCGGTCGCCGGCGCCGACGTGGTGATCGCCCTCGTCGGCGAGCGGACCGGCTGGGTCGGGAACAACACCGCCGGTGAGGGCCGGTCCACCGCGTCCCCCGGCCTGCCCGGCGACCAGGACGAGCTCGTCGCTCTGCTCGCCGCGACCGGCAAGCCCCTGGTGACCGTGGTGGTCTCCGGACGTCCCCTCCTGCTCGACACCGTGGCTCGGGCCTCCCGCGCGGTCCTGCTCGCGCCACTGCTCGGCGAGGAAGCCGGCCCGGCGATCGCCGGAGCCGTGTTCGGGACGATCAACCCGAGCGGAAAGCTCCCGAGCACCTTCCCCCGGCACCTGGGCCAGATCCCGACCTACCACGGGCACCACTTCGGCAGCGGCTACGACCACCCCACCGGCACCCGGCACGGCTACAACGACCTCGACGACGACACCCCGCGCTACGCCTTCGGGCACGGTCTGTCCTACAGCACCTTCGACGTCACCCTCGACGAGTCGGCCGAACCGGCGGTCGAGGAGAGCGACGGCCTGCTGCGGGCGCGGCTCCTCGTGGCGAACACCGGCACCGTCGACGGCGAGACCGTCGTACAGCTCTACGCCCGGGACGAGGCGGCGACGGTCGTCCGCCCCGTCCGCCAGCTCCTCGGGTTCACCCGTCTCGCCCTGGCCGCGGGGGAGACACGGCGCGTTCTCCTCGAAGCCCCGGTCGAGCGGCTGTTCTACACGATGGCCGACGGCGCCCGCGGCCTCGAGGCCGGCGACGTCACCGTGCTGGCCGCGCTCAGCAGCGACGACATCCGCTGCTCGCGGACCGTCCCGCTGTCCGCCCGCCGCGCCTGA
- a CDS encoding ABC transporter substrate-binding protein, with protein sequence MRSPTLARSAVAAAAAILLSGTACSTSGSRPDAVATCDAPGVTPDRITLGFVYSDSGGAGSAFSSARAGFDARISLANAEGGVHGRRIAYQWRDDESSDTVNTNVTESLIRAGSVFGLVLSSAVTGGSLDYLTREGVPVTGLAAEPAWAGHTNMFSYMYSASPKIIGRYIQAGGGRKVALVTSGQSAFSSDIVATYSRDLQALGLTAVAVIPYSAASGAYRRDLLALALRREPGDVERIMLPTVTDPEAVAGRGDAAAGWGHLLLGPGCGDNAGAALGLDLRPGEALMSLGTSGVVAAVATAATRDATGTVAGFADATGHHLPLACTLNASRVLDATGALLGVDHDELSRLALSARPGAAGLVFVPYLEGERTPNLPTATGSLYGLTPASMTPANLARAAVEGVLCLLAGCLDALRDQGVRVDRVVLVGGGARSRAVQEIAPAILGVPVAVPVPGEYVADGAARQAARVLARSNGGAPPSWPRADAVTRTAQPLPLVLRRYREAAAAVAATVGSRRGPPASD encoded by the coding sequence ATGCGTTCACCCACCCTGGCCAGATCGGCAGTGGCGGCGGCGGCCGCGATCCTCCTCTCCGGCACCGCCTGTTCCACGTCCGGATCCCGGCCCGACGCGGTCGCGACCTGCGACGCCCCCGGGGTGACACCCGACCGGATCACGCTCGGGTTCGTGTACTCCGACTCCGGCGGGGCGGGCAGTGCCTTCTCCTCCGCCCGCGCCGGTTTCGACGCGAGAATCAGCCTGGCCAACGCCGAGGGCGGCGTTCACGGCCGCCGGATCGCCTACCAGTGGCGCGACGATGAGAGCTCGGACACGGTCAACACGAACGTCACCGAAAGCCTGATCCGCGCCGGTTCCGTCTTCGGGCTGGTGCTGAGCAGCGCTGTCACAGGCGGGTCGCTGGACTACCTGACCCGCGAGGGGGTGCCCGTCACCGGGCTCGCGGCCGAACCGGCCTGGGCCGGGCACACGAACATGTTCTCCTACATGTACTCGGCCTCACCGAAGATCATCGGCCGGTACATCCAGGCCGGCGGCGGCCGGAAGGTCGCCCTGGTGACCTCGGGGCAGTCGGCCTTCAGCTCCGACATCGTGGCGACCTACTCGCGGGACCTGCAGGCCCTGGGGCTCACGGCCGTCGCGGTGATCCCCTACTCCGCCGCCAGCGGCGCCTACCGACGGGATCTGCTGGCCCTGGCGCTGCGCCGCGAGCCCGGCGACGTCGAACGGATCATGCTCCCGACCGTCACCGACCCCGAGGCGGTCGCGGGGCGGGGCGACGCCGCCGCCGGCTGGGGCCACCTGCTTCTGGGGCCGGGGTGCGGCGACAACGCCGGGGCGGCCCTCGGGCTGGACCTGCGGCCGGGCGAGGCGCTGATGTCCCTGGGGACCTCCGGCGTCGTCGCCGCGGTCGCCACCGCCGCCACCCGCGACGCCACCGGCACCGTGGCCGGCTTCGCCGACGCTACCGGCCACCACCTGCCGCTCGCCTGCACGCTCAACGCCAGCCGCGTCCTCGACGCGACGGGAGCCCTGCTCGGCGTCGACCACGACGAGCTCAGCCGGCTCGCCCTGAGTGCCCGGCCGGGTGCCGCGGGCCTGGTGTTCGTGCCCTACCTCGAGGGTGAGCGCACCCCGAACCTGCCCACCGCCACCGGCTCCCTGTATGGCCTCACGCCGGCGTCGATGACCCCGGCCAACCTCGCCCGCGCCGCCGTCGAGGGCGTGCTCTGCCTGCTGGCGGGCTGCCTCGACGCCCTGCGCGACCAGGGCGTACGTGTCGACCGGGTGGTGCTCGTCGGCGGCGGCGCCCGGTCCCGCGCCGTCCAGGAGATCGCGCCCGCGATCCTCGGCGTGCCCGTCGCCGTGCCCGTGCCCGGCGAGTACGTCGCCGACGGCGCCGCCCGGCAGGCGGCGAGGGTCCTGGCCCGCTCGAACGGCGGCGCGCCACCGTCGTGGCCCCGCGCCGACGCCGTCACCCGCACGGCGCAGCCGCTCCCCCTCGTCCTGCGCCGGTACCGGGAGGCGGCGGCGGCCGTCGCGGCCACGGTCGGGAGCCGGCGGGGGCCGCCGGCATCCGATTAG
- a CDS encoding GntR family transcriptional regulator has product MVAQFKSGDFVRTEHLAAELGVSQTPVREAMMILQSEGSVRWEPRRGYRVAPITRQDVSDLFQVQAFVAGELAARAAELLDDEALSRIEGWAAASAHDHTPVLAALRERDPDGARTAMTEHIRHVGEQLVDHLRGQGTLH; this is encoded by the coding sequence ATGGTGGCCCAGTTCAAGTCCGGCGACTTCGTGCGGACCGAGCACCTGGCCGCCGAGCTCGGGGTGAGCCAGACTCCCGTGCGGGAAGCGATGATGATCCTGCAGAGCGAGGGATCGGTGCGCTGGGAGCCGCGGCGCGGCTACCGCGTCGCGCCGATCACCCGGCAGGACGTGAGCGACCTCTTCCAGGTCCAGGCCTTCGTCGCCGGTGAGCTCGCGGCTCGGGCCGCCGAGCTGCTCGACGACGAGGCGCTCAGCCGGATCGAGGGGTGGGCGGCCGCGTCGGCGCACGACCACACGCCCGTCCTCGCCGCCCTGCGCGAGCGTGACCCCGACGGTGCCCGCACCGCGATGACGGAGCACATCCGCCACGTCGGCGAGCAGCTCGTCGACCACCTCCGCGGGCAGGGCACACTGCACTGA
- a CDS encoding glycoside hydrolase family 78 protein, whose amino-acid sequence MGAGLRSATLHVTAVGLIEAHLNGAPVGDEVLAPGWTSYRHRLVVSSHEVTGLVVEGVNALGAVLGEGWAVGRLTWEEGKRAVWADRPAGFLQLDLDYGDRVEVIVSGADWRAGTGATLADSIYDGETHDARREPAGWAEPGFDDAEWSPVEVVPRDLNTLIAPSAPPIRRVQELPAVDILTTPEGRTVVDFGQNLSGWVRLTVRGEAGTTIVLRHTETLIDGEADFRPNRTALATDRYVLRGGGPETWEPRFTFHGFRYVEVEGWPGRLDTEAMTAVVVHSDMRRTGWFETSDELVNQLHRNVVWSMRGNFVGVPTDCPQRDERLGWTGDINAFGPTAAFLYDVRGVLGSWLTDLVAEQREQGHVPLVVPDVGAMPITTPTALWGDVAVSLPWTLYQQYGERELLAAQYESMTAFIDSVEARLDERGLWSSGFQLGDWLDPDAPPKNPAGGKTDAYLVACAYLCHTTHQLARTAAVLGHAGDAARYTALHQRVRVAFRDEWVTPSGLVANDTATAYALAICFDILDPAQQARAGRRLAELVDKAGHRISTGFAGTPLVAHALSRTDQLDTAYRLLLQTECPSFLYPVTRGATTIWERWDAIRPDGSLHDTGMTSLNHYALGAIADWLHRVVGGLEPVEPGYRRMRIAPRPGGCLTHATLTHDTPHGRVRVAWRQEPDGHLTVDVAVPPGATADVVLPGHPDELTVQAGPGSHRWEYDVPMPERPVHTLDTPLKELFRDSALWAALQPVLRRHLPQFADADSGTEPSLPSLRVLLGYFPAQAPALEADLVAVLQERTVAG is encoded by the coding sequence GTGGGCGCCGGCCTGCGCTCCGCCACCCTGCACGTCACCGCGGTGGGACTGATCGAGGCCCACCTGAACGGGGCCCCGGTGGGAGACGAGGTTCTCGCTCCGGGCTGGACGTCCTACCGGCATCGCCTGGTCGTGAGCAGTCACGAGGTCACCGGCCTGGTGGTGGAAGGCGTCAACGCTCTCGGCGCCGTCCTCGGTGAGGGCTGGGCGGTGGGCAGGCTCACCTGGGAGGAGGGCAAGCGGGCCGTCTGGGCGGACCGCCCGGCAGGGTTCCTGCAACTCGATCTCGACTACGGCGACCGCGTGGAGGTGATCGTGAGTGGTGCCGACTGGCGTGCCGGTACCGGGGCGACCCTGGCGGACAGCATCTACGACGGCGAGACCCACGACGCGCGACGGGAACCGGCGGGCTGGGCCGAGCCCGGCTTCGACGACGCGGAATGGTCGCCGGTCGAGGTCGTCCCACGCGACCTGAACACCCTGATCGCGCCGAGCGCGCCGCCGATCCGGCGGGTGCAGGAGCTGCCCGCCGTCGACATCCTGACGACGCCGGAAGGTCGGACGGTCGTCGACTTCGGGCAGAACCTCTCGGGCTGGGTCCGCCTCACCGTCCGCGGGGAGGCCGGTACCACGATCGTCCTGCGGCACACCGAGACCCTGATCGACGGTGAGGCGGACTTCCGGCCCAACCGGACGGCGCTCGCGACCGACCGCTACGTTCTGCGTGGCGGTGGCCCGGAGACGTGGGAGCCGCGGTTCACCTTCCACGGTTTCCGCTACGTCGAGGTGGAAGGGTGGCCCGGTCGCCTCGACACCGAGGCGATGACCGCGGTGGTGGTGCACAGCGACATGCGCCGGACCGGTTGGTTCGAGACCTCCGACGAGCTGGTGAACCAGCTGCACCGCAACGTCGTCTGGTCGATGCGCGGCAACTTCGTCGGCGTGCCCACCGACTGCCCGCAGCGCGACGAGCGGCTCGGCTGGACCGGTGACATCAACGCCTTCGGCCCCACCGCCGCGTTCCTCTACGACGTGCGCGGGGTGCTGGGCTCGTGGCTCACCGACCTCGTCGCCGAGCAGCGCGAGCAGGGTCACGTGCCACTGGTCGTCCCGGATGTGGGGGCAATGCCGATCACGACGCCCACCGCGCTGTGGGGAGACGTCGCTGTCAGCCTGCCGTGGACGCTCTACCAGCAGTACGGCGAGCGGGAGCTTCTCGCCGCCCAGTACGAGTCCATGACGGCCTTCATCGACAGCGTGGAGGCCAGGCTGGACGAGCGGGGACTGTGGAGCTCCGGCTTCCAGCTCGGCGACTGGCTTGATCCCGACGCGCCCCCGAAGAACCCGGCCGGCGGGAAGACGGACGCCTACCTGGTCGCCTGCGCCTACCTGTGCCACACCACCCACCAGCTGGCGCGGACCGCCGCTGTTCTGGGCCACGCCGGCGACGCCGCCCGGTACACGGCACTGCACCAGCGGGTCCGCGTGGCCTTCCGCGACGAATGGGTCACCCCGTCCGGCCTGGTCGCCAACGACACGGCCACCGCCTACGCCCTGGCCATCTGCTTCGACATCCTCGACCCGGCCCAACAGGCGCGCGCCGGCCGCCGGCTCGCCGAGCTGGTCGACAAGGCCGGACACCGGATCAGCACGGGCTTCGCCGGCACGCCGCTGGTCGCACACGCGCTGAGCCGCACCGACCAGCTCGACACCGCCTACCGGCTGCTGCTGCAGACCGAATGCCCTTCGTTCCTCTACCCGGTGACGCGGGGCGCGACGACGATCTGGGAGCGGTGGGACGCGATCCGTCCCGACGGATCGCTGCACGACACCGGCATGACGTCGCTCAACCACTACGCCCTGGGCGCCATCGCGGACTGGCTGCACCGCGTCGTCGGTGGCCTCGAACCCGTCGAGCCCGGCTACCGGCGGATGCGGATCGCGCCGCGGCCCGGGGGCTGCCTCACCCACGCCACGCTCACCCACGACACCCCGCACGGCCGGGTGCGAGTCGCCTGGCGCCAGGAACCCGACGGCCATCTCACCGTCGACGTCGCCGTCCCGCCAGGCGCCACCGCGGACGTCGTCCTGCCGGGCCACCCCGACGAGCTGACCGTCCAGGCAGGGCCGGGCAGCCACCGGTGGGAGTACGACGTCCCGATGCCGGAACGGCCCGTCCACACCCTCGACACCCCGCTCAAGGAACTCTTTCGCGACTCCGCGCTGTGGGCCGCGCTCCAACCGGTCCTCCGCAGGCACCTTCCCCAGTTCGCCGACGCCGACAGCGGGACGGAACCGTCCCTGCCGAGCCTGCGTGTCCTGCTGGGGTACTTCCCGGCGCAGGCCCCAGCTCTCGAGGCCGACCTGGTCGCGGTGCTCCAGGAGCGAACCGTCGCCGGCTGA
- a CDS encoding alpha-hydroxy acid oxidase: protein MRFGPVETDPTERRLARAASVHDLRRLARRRLPGGVFDYIDGAAEDERTLAANERAYAATTFRPRVLRGLPEVSIGTEILGAPAAYPLVLAPTGFTRIADPQGELAVARAAARAGLPYTLSTLSTRSIEEVRAVSAGRLWFQVYAWRDRGLVKEMIDRAAAARYEAIVLTVDTAVFGRRERDVRRGFSLPPTIGPGTILDGLLHPGWTWQFVRSEPIRFSNVAGREVGDGASPVTLSDYINTQFDPGLSWADLTWLRSVWDGRVIVKGIQTVADAKLAAEAGVDAIVLSNHGGRQLDGAPATLPLVAPVADAVGGRTEIICDGGVRRGSDIVKAVAAGATAAMAGRAYLYALGAAGERGVDRLLAWFAADVHRTLALLGAAGVTDLERGHIDVPFEPADPAAPSRIAPPRATPPRPPA from the coding sequence ATGCGGTTCGGACCCGTCGAGACCGACCCGACCGAGCGGCGGCTGGCCCGGGCGGCCTCGGTGCACGACCTGCGGCGGCTGGCGCGCCGGCGGCTGCCCGGCGGAGTCTTCGACTACATCGACGGCGCCGCGGAGGACGAACGCACCCTCGCCGCGAACGAGCGGGCCTACGCCGCCACGACGTTCCGCCCGCGGGTGCTGCGCGGCCTGCCCGAGGTCTCGATCGGCACGGAGATCCTCGGCGCGCCGGCGGCGTACCCGCTCGTGCTCGCGCCCACGGGCTTCACCCGCATCGCCGATCCGCAGGGGGAGCTGGCGGTGGCCCGCGCCGCCGCCCGCGCCGGCCTTCCCTACACGTTGTCGACCCTGAGCACGCGTTCGATCGAGGAGGTCCGCGCGGTCAGCGCCGGGCGGCTGTGGTTCCAGGTCTACGCCTGGCGCGACCGCGGCCTGGTCAAGGAGATGATCGACCGCGCCGCCGCGGCCCGCTACGAGGCGATCGTGCTCACCGTCGACACCGCCGTCTTCGGCCGCCGCGAGCGCGACGTCCGCCGAGGCTTCTCCCTGCCGCCGACCATCGGCCCGGGCACGATCCTCGACGGCCTGCTGCATCCCGGCTGGACCTGGCAGTTCGTCCGCAGCGAACCGATCCGGTTCAGCAACGTCGCGGGCCGCGAGGTGGGCGACGGCGCGTCACCGGTGACGCTGTCCGACTACATCAACACCCAGTTCGACCCCGGCCTGTCCTGGGCGGACCTGACCTGGCTGCGCTCGGTCTGGGACGGCCGCGTGATCGTCAAGGGCATCCAGACCGTCGCGGACGCGAAGCTCGCCGCCGAGGCCGGCGTCGACGCGATCGTGCTGTCGAACCACGGCGGCCGGCAGCTGGACGGCGCACCGGCCACCCTGCCCCTCGTCGCTCCGGTGGCCGACGCGGTCGGCGGTCGCACCGAGATCATCTGTGACGGCGGGGTCCGGCGCGGCAGCGACATCGTCAAGGCGGTCGCGGCCGGCGCGACGGCGGCCATGGCGGGCCGGGCCTACCTCTACGCGCTCGGTGCCGCCGGGGAACGCGGAGTCGACCGGCTGCTCGCCTGGTTCGCCGCCGACGTCCACCGCACCCTGGCCCTCCTGGGCGCGGCCGGAGTCACGGACCTCGAGCGCGGCCACATCGACGTGCCTTTCGAGCCGGCAGACCCGGCCGCACCGTCCCGCATCGCCCCGCCCCGCGCCACACCGCCCCGCCCGCCTGCCTGA
- a CDS encoding rhamnulokinase, with translation MAARVFAAVDIGASGGRVMAGLVEGAAVSLRPVHRFTNPLVETAGSLRWDFDHLHREMLRGLRRLAREWPALESIGIDTWAVDFGLLDGAGELLAPPVAYRDGRAARFVDDVHAAVPPEELFAVNGLQFLPFTTLYQLAAQRRGPLWDRAAHVVLVPDLLAYRLTGQLRTELTNASTTGLLDVRTLQWSDELLRRLDLPRRLLPDLETPGTVRGVTHALGPPVPVTTVGSHDTASAVVGVPATTDSFGYVSCGTWSLVGLELPAPVLTPDARAANFTNEIGVDGRVRFLRNVGGLWLLQECLREWNNPDLEDLLAAAAALPRGGPVIDVDDPALIAPGNMPARIAAAVRDGDGDGRVPRTPAALARCVVDSLALAYAQTLRRAADLTGRKVEVIHLVGGGSRGELLCRLTATAAGVPVVAGPVEATALGNVLVQARAYGAAPATLEDLREQLARASTLRRYEPS, from the coding sequence ATGGCCGCCCGGGTGTTCGCCGCCGTCGACATCGGCGCGTCCGGCGGCCGGGTGATGGCCGGGCTGGTCGAGGGCGCGGCGGTGTCCCTGCGCCCGGTCCACCGGTTCACCAACCCGCTCGTCGAGACCGCGGGATCACTGCGCTGGGACTTCGACCACCTGCACCGCGAGATGCTCCGCGGGCTGCGCAGACTGGCCCGGGAGTGGCCCGCGCTGGAGTCGATCGGCATCGACACCTGGGCGGTCGACTTCGGCCTGCTCGACGGTGCCGGCGAGCTGCTCGCGCCACCCGTCGCCTACCGGGACGGCCGCGCCGCGCGGTTCGTCGACGACGTGCACGCCGCGGTGCCACCGGAGGAGCTGTTCGCCGTCAACGGGCTGCAGTTCCTGCCGTTCACGACGCTGTACCAGCTCGCCGCGCAGCGGCGCGGCCCTCTGTGGGACCGGGCCGCGCACGTCGTCCTGGTACCCGACCTGCTGGCCTACCGGCTCACCGGCCAGCTGCGCACCGAGCTCACGAACGCCTCGACGACCGGCCTGCTCGACGTCCGGACGCTCCAGTGGTCCGACGAGCTGCTGCGGCGCCTCGACCTCCCGCGCCGGCTCCTGCCGGACCTCGAGACGCCCGGTACCGTCCGCGGCGTCACTCACGCGCTCGGGCCGCCGGTCCCGGTGACGACGGTGGGCTCGCACGACACCGCCTCCGCCGTCGTCGGAGTCCCGGCGACGACCGACAGCTTCGGCTACGTCTCGTGCGGAACCTGGTCGCTGGTGGGCCTGGAGCTGCCGGCGCCGGTGCTCACCCCGGACGCCCGCGCGGCGAACTTCACCAACGAGATCGGCGTCGACGGCCGGGTGCGGTTCCTGCGCAACGTCGGCGGGCTGTGGCTGCTGCAGGAATGCCTGCGGGAATGGAACAACCCCGACCTCGAGGATCTCCTCGCCGCCGCCGCGGCGCTGCCGCGCGGCGGCCCGGTGATCGACGTCGACGACCCCGCGCTCATCGCGCCGGGAAACATGCCGGCCCGGATCGCGGCGGCCGTGCGCGACGGCGACGGCGACGGCCGGGTGCCCCGGACGCCGGCCGCGCTCGCGCGCTGCGTCGTCGACTCCCTCGCCCTCGCCTACGCGCAGACCCTGCGGCGGGCCGCGGACCTGACCGGGCGAAAGGTCGAGGTCATCCACCTCGTCGGTGGCGGCTCCCGCGGCGAGCTACTGTGCCGGCTCACCGCGACCGCGGCGGGGGTGCCGGTCGTCGCCGGGCCGGTCGAGGCGACCGCGCTCGGCAACGTCCTCGTCCAGGCACGGGCGTACGGCGCCGCGCCGGCCACCCTGGAAGACCTGCGCGAACAGCTCGCGCGCGCATCGACCCTCCGGAGGTACGAGCCGTCATGA